Proteins encoded together in one Agromyces sp. 3263 window:
- the xerD gene encoding site-specific tyrosine recombinase XerD: MTDAAWADGYLRHLTVERGASRNTVVSYRRDLAIYADWLAYRGLHGPGTVREQDLADFVRFLGAQRQPPLATSSIARILSAVRGLHRFLADEGVIADDVSRELRPPKLPMRLPKAIPVEDVEALIAAVGGEELHELRDTALLELLYATGARVSEAVSLNVDDLVDGDVVRLLGKGGKQRIVPLGSYARRAVDAYLVRARPALSARGTATPALLLGLRGRRMSRQAAWDVIHRAAERAGIAASVSPHTLRHSFATHLLEGGADVRVVQELLGHSSVATTQIYTLVTADTLREMYTAAHPRAR, encoded by the coding sequence ATGACGGATGCCGCGTGGGCCGACGGGTACCTCCGTCACCTCACGGTCGAACGCGGCGCGTCCCGCAACACCGTGGTGTCGTATCGTCGCGACCTCGCCATCTACGCCGACTGGCTGGCGTACCGCGGGCTCCACGGGCCGGGCACGGTGCGCGAACAGGACCTGGCCGACTTCGTGCGGTTCCTCGGCGCGCAGCGACAGCCGCCGCTCGCGACCTCGTCGATCGCGCGGATCCTCTCGGCCGTGCGCGGGCTGCACCGATTCCTCGCCGACGAGGGCGTGATCGCCGACGACGTGTCGCGGGAGCTGCGTCCCCCGAAGCTGCCCATGCGGCTGCCGAAGGCGATCCCGGTCGAGGACGTCGAGGCCCTCATCGCCGCGGTCGGCGGTGAGGAGCTGCACGAGCTCCGCGACACCGCGCTGCTCGAACTGCTCTACGCGACCGGCGCCCGGGTGTCGGAGGCGGTCTCGCTCAACGTCGACGACCTCGTCGACGGCGACGTGGTGCGGCTGCTCGGCAAGGGCGGCAAGCAGCGCATCGTGCCGCTCGGCTCCTATGCGCGGCGGGCGGTCGACGCCTACCTGGTGCGGGCGCGGCCGGCGCTGTCCGCCCGCGGCACCGCGACGCCGGCGCTGCTCCTCGGCCTGCGCGGTCGACGGATGTCGCGACAGGCGGCGTGGGACGTGATCCACCGGGCGGCCGAACGAGCCGGCATCGCGGCATCCGTCTCACCGCACACCCTGCGGCACTCGTTCGCGACGCACCTGCTCGAAGGCGGCGCCGACGTGCGGGTGGTGCAGGAGCTGCTCGGCCACTCGTCGGTCGCGACGACCCAGATCTACACCCTCGTCACAGCCGATACACTCCGGGAGATGTACACGGCCGCCCACCCTCGTGCTCGCTAG
- a CDS encoding pseudouridine synthase, whose protein sequence is MTDQDDQGAGLAEGVRLQKVLAAAGVASRRVSEQLIVEGRVEVNGRVVTELGRRIDPATDLVAVDGVAVQLDPAKRYYMLNKPRGVVSSMRDEQGRPDLTRFTEGLEERVFNVGRLDAETSGLLLLTNDGDLAHVLAHPSFGVEKTYIAKVRGRVTPQVVQQLKHGVELEDGMIKADRAKIIQQQGDDRHSMVELTLHSGRNRIVRRMLDAVGHPVVELVRRSFGPLNLGTLRSGAMRELTKVELGQLLTISRAADAARDAGTASNEGDS, encoded by the coding sequence GTGACTGACCAGGACGACCAGGGCGCCGGCCTCGCCGAGGGAGTGCGCCTGCAGAAGGTGCTGGCCGCGGCCGGAGTCGCGAGCCGGCGGGTCTCGGAGCAGCTCATCGTCGAGGGCCGCGTCGAGGTGAACGGCCGGGTCGTGACCGAACTCGGCCGCCGCATCGACCCGGCGACCGATCTCGTGGCGGTCGACGGCGTCGCGGTGCAGCTCGACCCGGCGAAGCGGTACTACATGCTCAACAAGCCGCGCGGGGTGGTCTCCTCGATGCGCGACGAACAGGGGCGCCCCGACCTCACCCGGTTCACCGAGGGGCTCGAGGAGCGCGTGTTCAACGTGGGCCGCCTCGACGCGGAGACCAGCGGCCTGCTGCTGCTGACGAACGACGGGGATCTCGCGCACGTGCTCGCACACCCCTCGTTCGGCGTCGAGAAGACCTACATCGCGAAGGTGCGCGGCCGCGTCACGCCGCAGGTGGTGCAGCAGCTCAAGCACGGCGTCGAGCTCGAGGACGGCATGATCAAGGCCGACCGGGCCAAGATCATCCAGCAACAGGGCGACGACCGCCACTCGATGGTGGAGCTCACCCTGCACTCGGGCCGGAACCGCATCGTCCGGCGCATGCTCGACGCCGTGGGGCATCCGGTGGTCGAACTGGTGCGGCGCAGCTTCGGTCCGCTGAACCTGGGCACCCTCCGCTCGGGCGCCATGCGCGAGTTGACTAAGGTGGAACTCGGCCAATTGCTCACGATCTCCCGCGCCGCGGATGCCGCCCGGGATGCCGGCACCGCATCGAACGAAGGGGACTCGTGA
- the scpB gene encoding SMC-Scp complex subunit ScpB — protein sequence MTNDPDAATVTDAATEPDAADVEATPDDTAQGPELSIVTPLDVPGQPHLDLDRALEAILFIADEPLSIVTLAAAVARPVAEVRASIARLLADYDGGAPSGEPRTDVADERPAGRGIRRGFELREVGGGWRFYVRGDYDALVADFVITQSSTRLSQAALETLSVIAYKQPISRSSIASIRAVNVDSVVRTLLGRGLITEVATDAETGAILYGTTDALLTNLGINSLDELPHISPLLDDGQEGFDRD from the coding sequence ATGACGAATGACCCGGATGCCGCGACCGTGACGGATGCCGCGACGGAACCGGACGCGGCCGATGTCGAGGCGACGCCCGACGACACGGCCCAGGGACCCGAGCTCTCGATCGTCACGCCGCTCGACGTGCCCGGACAACCGCACCTCGACCTCGATCGCGCGCTCGAGGCCATCCTCTTCATCGCCGACGAGCCCCTCTCGATCGTGACGCTGGCCGCCGCGGTCGCGCGTCCCGTGGCCGAGGTGCGCGCGTCGATCGCACGCCTGCTGGCGGACTACGACGGCGGCGCGCCGTCGGGGGAGCCGCGCACCGACGTGGCCGACGAGCGGCCGGCCGGCCGGGGCATCCGTCGCGGCTTCGAGCTGCGGGAGGTCGGCGGCGGCTGGCGGTTCTACGTGCGTGGCGACTACGACGCGCTCGTGGCCGACTTCGTGATCACCCAGTCGTCGACTCGGCTGTCGCAGGCCGCCCTCGAGACCCTGTCGGTGATCGCCTACAAGCAGCCGATCTCACGCTCGTCAATCGCCTCGATCCGCGCGGTCAACGTCGACTCCGTCGTGCGCACGCTCCTCGGCCGCGGCCTCATCACCGAGGTCGCGACGGATGCCGAGACGGGCGCCATCCTCTACGGGACGACCGATGCGCTCCTCACCAACCTCGGCATCAACTCGCTCGACGAGCTGCCGCACATCTCGCCGTTGCTCGACGACGGCCAGGAGGGATTCGATCGTGACTGA
- a CDS encoding GNAT family N-acetyltransferase → MDARVTVDTPSAALRIIPAQDAPFADVEAVFGTKGDPAHCWCQWYKIPGSDWRGIGDEALHDRLAAQLATPDAGPGLLAYDGETPVGWCAVEPRVDLIRLQRSRIITDGTQHPDFGDPEVWAVTCFVVPRAHRRKGVAGALTEAAVSYAREHGARILEGYAIDPSARGKTPAADLFHGTVTMFEGAGFEEVARPTADRAIMQLRL, encoded by the coding sequence ATGGATGCCCGCGTCACCGTCGACACCCCCAGCGCCGCACTGCGCATCATCCCCGCGCAGGACGCGCCGTTCGCCGACGTCGAGGCCGTGTTCGGCACGAAGGGCGATCCGGCGCACTGCTGGTGCCAGTGGTACAAGATCCCCGGCAGCGACTGGCGAGGCATCGGCGACGAGGCGCTGCACGATCGATTGGCCGCCCAGCTGGCCACCCCCGACGCCGGGCCGGGGCTGCTGGCATATGACGGCGAGACCCCGGTGGGCTGGTGCGCGGTCGAGCCGAGAGTCGATCTCATCCGCCTGCAGCGGAGTCGCATCATCACTGACGGCACCCAGCACCCCGACTTCGGCGACCCCGAGGTCTGGGCGGTGACCTGCTTCGTGGTGCCCCGCGCCCATCGGCGCAAGGGCGTCGCCGGCGCCCTGACCGAGGCGGCGGTGAGCTACGCCCGCGAGCACGGGGCGCGTATCCTCGAGGGCTACGCGATCGACCCGTCGGCCCGTGGCAAGACCCCCGCGGCCGACCTGTTCCATGGCACGGTCACGATGTTCGAGGGCGCCGGGTTCGAGGAGGTCGCACGGCCCACGGCCGACCGCGCGATCATGCAGCTCCGGCTCTGA
- a CDS encoding CHAD domain-containing protein, translating into MGYDADLDAGTAVTTALRAIGGRMPQLESAALADEPDGVHQLRTHVRRVRSVLAAFTPVFDAAPVVSLRRRYSELGAELGVVRDIEVRVQVAERALEEAADEAAGVDAAQRDVARARLLDAERADYALAHARFVDRQALPRAGARRAELDAFLASPPLAPPATELALDVLRRLIDDEARRTLRRADRVRDGGDDEALHEVRKAGRRLRYAAEALTDDPVALFGTHVRALAEVGDDLHDVLGDHRDEVLFAVHARRTGAHVAHEGGASLVFEQLAAAADARAADHLRKLPDVVDRLRDLVAE; encoded by the coding sequence ATGGGGTACGACGCAGACCTCGACGCCGGCACGGCCGTGACGACGGCGTTGCGCGCGATCGGTGGTCGGATGCCGCAGCTCGAGTCCGCCGCCCTCGCCGACGAGCCCGACGGCGTGCACCAGCTCCGCACGCACGTGCGCCGGGTCCGCAGCGTCCTCGCGGCGTTCACGCCGGTGTTCGACGCTGCACCGGTCGTCTCACTCCGCCGACGGTACAGCGAGCTGGGGGCCGAGCTCGGGGTCGTCAGGGACATCGAGGTGCGTGTGCAGGTCGCCGAGCGCGCGCTCGAGGAGGCCGCGGACGAAGCCGCGGGCGTCGATGCGGCGCAGCGCGACGTGGCCCGCGCCCGCCTGCTCGATGCCGAGCGCGCGGACTACGCGTTGGCGCACGCGCGCTTCGTGGACCGCCAGGCGCTGCCTCGAGCGGGCGCGCGTCGGGCCGAGCTCGACGCCTTCCTCGCGTCACCTCCGCTGGCGCCGCCGGCGACCGAGCTCGCACTCGACGTGCTGCGCCGTCTCATCGACGATGAGGCCCGTCGCACGCTCCGTCGCGCCGACCGGGTGCGGGACGGGGGAGACGATGAGGCCCTGCACGAGGTGCGCAAGGCGGGCCGCCGGCTGCGCTACGCCGCCGAGGCGCTCACCGACGACCCGGTCGCGCTGTTCGGGACCCATGTGCGGGCGCTCGCGGAGGTCGGCGACGACCTGCATGACGTGCTGGGCGACCACCGCGATGAGGTGCTGTTCGCCGTGCATGCCCGACGCACTGGGGCGCACGTGGCGCACGAGGGCGGCGCATCGCTCGTGTTCGAGCAGCTGGCGGCGGCGGCGGATGCGCGCGCGGCCGACCACCTGCGGAAGCTGCCGGACGTCGTCGACCGGCTCCGCGACCTCGTTGCGGAGTGA
- a CDS encoding ParA family protein, whose protein sequence is MTHQTQDPADGIASLEPEVGPTGRPLRDFPEPKPLRSHGPARIIALCNQKGGVGKTTTTINLGATLAEYGRRVLAVDFDPQGALSAGLGVQTHDVPTIYDLLLSRSVEPADAIQHTMLENLDVIPANIDLSAAEVHLVTEVAREQILASVLRRVASDYDVILIDCQPSLGLLTVNALTASHGVVIPLECEYFALRGVALLIETIDKVRDRLNPAIELDGILATMYDARTLHSREVLERVVDAFGEKVLETVITRTVKFPDATVAATPITEFAPEHQASKSYRQLARELVFRGAVA, encoded by the coding sequence GTGACGCACCAGACGCAGGACCCGGCGGACGGCATCGCTTCGCTGGAGCCCGAGGTCGGTCCCACCGGTCGCCCCCTGCGCGACTTCCCCGAGCCCAAGCCGCTGCGTTCGCACGGCCCGGCACGCATCATCGCGCTCTGCAACCAGAAGGGCGGCGTCGGCAAGACGACGACGACCATCAACCTCGGCGCGACGCTCGCCGAGTACGGACGCCGAGTGCTCGCGGTCGACTTCGACCCGCAGGGCGCCCTCTCGGCCGGCCTCGGCGTGCAGACGCACGACGTGCCGACGATCTACGACCTGCTGCTCTCGCGGAGCGTCGAGCCGGCCGACGCCATCCAGCACACCATGCTCGAGAACCTCGACGTGATCCCCGCGAACATCGACCTGTCGGCCGCCGAGGTGCACCTCGTCACCGAGGTCGCCCGTGAGCAGATCCTCGCGAGCGTGCTGCGGCGCGTGGCATCTGACTACGACGTCATCCTCATCGACTGCCAGCCGTCGCTGGGCCTGCTGACCGTGAACGCGCTCACCGCGAGCCACGGGGTCGTCATTCCGCTCGAGTGCGAGTACTTCGCGCTGCGCGGCGTCGCGCTGCTCATCGAGACGATCGACAAGGTGCGCGACCGACTGAATCCGGCGATCGAGCTCGACGGCATCCTCGCCACCATGTACGACGCGCGCACGCTCCACTCGCGCGAGGTGCTCGAGCGCGTGGTCGACGCGTTCGGCGAGAAGGTGCTCGAGACGGTCATCACGCGCACGGTGAAGTTCCCCGACGCGACGGTCGCCGCGACGCCGATCACCGAGTTCGCCCCCGAGCACCAGGCGTCGAAGTCGTACCGGCAGCTCGCGAGGGAGCTGGTCTTCCGTGGCGCGGTCGCCTGA
- the der gene encoding ribosome biogenesis GTPase Der codes for MTDQRDEYDDESVAADDLAERLADVDDDLAEQRAAALRSGLSDYELDEDDLEVLEISEEGEEGIRYLPALPVIAIVGRPNVGKSALVNRILGRREAVVEDTPGVTRDRVSYKGEYLDRRFTLVDTGGWEPDAKGIDASVAAQAEVAIDLSDVVLFIVDATVGATSTDEHVVRLLRKTKKPVFLVANKVDDARQEPEAAALWNLGLGEPHPVSALHGRGVADMLEEVFKVLPQVSAVAKDEFGGPRRVAILGRPNVGKSSLLNKAAGEERVVVNELAGTTRDPVDEQIELGGKIWRFVDTAGIRRRVHLQQGADFYASLRTQAALEKAEVAVVLLDVSQPISEQDVRIIDLVLESGRALVLAYNKWDLLDDDRRRYLEREIEQDLHHVAWAPRVNISARTGRHLEKLVPALEVALESWDTRIATGKFNAFLTELTQEHPHPVRGGKQPRILFGTQAASRPPTFVLFTTGFLDPGYRRFIQRRLREIYGFEGSPIVINMRVREKRQR; via the coding sequence ATGACCGACCAGCGAGACGAGTACGACGACGAGTCCGTCGCCGCCGACGACCTCGCCGAGCGGCTCGCCGACGTCGATGACGACCTCGCCGAGCAGCGTGCGGCGGCCCTCCGGTCGGGGCTCTCCGACTACGAGCTCGACGAGGACGACCTCGAGGTCCTCGAGATCTCGGAGGAGGGCGAGGAAGGCATCCGCTACCTTCCCGCACTGCCGGTCATCGCCATCGTCGGACGACCGAACGTCGGCAAGTCCGCGCTCGTCAACCGCATCCTCGGCCGACGCGAAGCCGTGGTGGAGGACACGCCCGGCGTGACGCGCGACCGCGTCTCCTACAAGGGCGAGTACCTCGACCGCCGCTTCACCCTCGTGGACACGGGTGGCTGGGAGCCCGACGCGAAGGGCATCGACGCCTCCGTCGCGGCCCAGGCCGAGGTCGCGATCGACCTCTCCGACGTCGTGCTGTTCATCGTCGACGCGACCGTGGGCGCCACCTCGACCGACGAGCACGTCGTACGGCTGCTCCGCAAGACGAAGAAGCCCGTGTTCCTCGTCGCGAACAAGGTCGACGACGCCCGCCAGGAGCCTGAGGCCGCCGCGCTGTGGAACCTCGGGCTGGGGGAGCCCCACCCGGTGTCCGCACTGCACGGCCGTGGTGTCGCTGACATGCTCGAAGAGGTCTTCAAGGTCCTCCCGCAGGTCTCCGCCGTCGCCAAGGACGAGTTCGGCGGCCCGCGCCGCGTCGCCATCCTCGGGCGCCCGAATGTCGGCAAGTCGAGCCTGCTGAACAAGGCCGCCGGCGAGGAGCGGGTCGTCGTGAACGAGCTCGCCGGCACCACCCGCGATCCGGTCGACGAGCAGATCGAGCTGGGCGGCAAGATCTGGCGCTTCGTCGACACCGCGGGCATCCGCCGTCGCGTGCACCTGCAGCAGGGCGCCGACTTCTACGCGTCCCTGCGCACGCAGGCCGCGCTCGAGAAGGCCGAGGTCGCGGTCGTGCTGCTCGACGTCTCGCAGCCGATCTCCGAGCAGGACGTGCGGATCATCGACCTGGTGCTCGAGTCGGGCCGGGCACTCGTGCTCGCCTACAACAAGTGGGACCTCCTCGACGACGACCGCCGCCGGTACCTCGAGCGCGAGATCGAGCAGGACCTGCACCACGTCGCATGGGCCCCGCGGGTGAACATCTCCGCGAGGACCGGCCGCCACCTCGAGAAGCTCGTGCCCGCCCTCGAGGTCGCGCTCGAGTCGTGGGACACGCGCATCGCCACCGGCAAGTTCAACGCGTTCCTGACCGAGCTCACGCAGGAGCACCCCCACCCGGTGCGCGGCGGCAAGCAGCCCCGCATCCTGTTCGGCACGCAGGCCGCGAGCCGTCCGCCGACATTCGTGCTGTTCACGACCGGATTCCTCGACCCGGGCTATCGCCGGTTCATCCAGCGTCGCCTCCGTGAGATCTACGGCTTCGAGGGCTCGCCCATCGTGATCAACATGCGCGTCCGCGAGAAGCGGCAGCGCTAG
- a CDS encoding MarR family transcriptional regulator — protein MATAITVLDRLLEIGELFQKDMARAFSGTPLTPARTRVLWDLAHSGPSTQHALAARLEVSPRNITGLVDALEAGGYVTRSPHPTDRRAIIVSLAASAEQLMREMQREHAELTADLLGAVAPADRPALERGIDAIAARLRELVAAEEARQADRMEAPA, from the coding sequence ATGGCCACCGCGATCACCGTGCTCGACCGACTGCTCGAGATCGGCGAGTTGTTCCAGAAGGACATGGCGCGCGCATTCAGCGGAACGCCGCTCACGCCCGCGCGCACCCGAGTGCTCTGGGACCTCGCGCACTCGGGTCCGTCCACCCAGCACGCGCTCGCGGCGAGGCTCGAGGTGAGCCCCCGCAACATCACCGGGCTCGTCGACGCGCTCGAAGCGGGCGGGTACGTGACCAGGTCGCCCCACCCGACCGATCGCCGGGCGATCATCGTCTCGCTCGCGGCATCCGCCGAGCAGCTGATGCGCGAGATGCAGCGCGAGCACGCCGAGCTCACGGCCGACCTCCTCGGCGCGGTCGCACCCGCCGACCGACCGGCCCTCGAGCGCGGCATCGACGCGATCGCGGCACGGCTGCGCGAACTGGTCGCCGCCGAGGAAGCCCGTCAGGCCGACCGGATGGAGGCCCCGGCATGA
- the cmk gene encoding (d)CMP kinase: MTVPHPPIVPVVVAVDGPAGSGKSSVSKEVASRLGFGFLDTGAAYRALAWHAEASGVDTDDAASVVSCLPSFAYRIGTDPAGYAVHVGEIDVTNAIRDPAISAVVSRVARVPEVRAHLIELFRAIMVAEPRPGIVVEGRDITTVVAPDAPVRILLTAAEDVRIARRSAELVGDQALAAGEQLHRRDEADSKVVDFMTAAEGVTTVDSTALDFEQTVDAVIGVIRAARPEAVQEHRDVP, encoded by the coding sequence ATGACCGTGCCACACCCGCCCATCGTTCCCGTCGTCGTCGCCGTCGACGGCCCAGCCGGCAGCGGCAAGTCCAGCGTCTCCAAGGAGGTCGCGAGCCGGCTCGGCTTCGGCTTCCTCGACACCGGTGCCGCGTATCGGGCGCTGGCCTGGCATGCCGAGGCATCCGGGGTGGACACCGACGACGCGGCATCCGTCGTCTCGTGCCTGCCGAGCTTCGCCTACCGCATCGGCACCGACCCCGCCGGCTATGCCGTGCACGTGGGCGAGATCGACGTGACCAACGCCATCCGCGACCCCGCGATCTCGGCGGTCGTCAGCCGCGTCGCGCGGGTGCCCGAGGTGCGTGCGCACCTCATCGAGCTGTTCCGCGCCATCATGGTCGCCGAGCCCCGACCGGGGATCGTCGTCGAGGGGCGCGACATCACGACGGTCGTCGCGCCGGATGCCCCCGTGCGGATCCTGTTGACCGCTGCGGAAGACGTTAGAATAGCGAGGCGCTCCGCGGAGCTCGTCGGCGACCAGGCGCTCGCTGCGGGTGAACAGCTCCACCGGCGCGACGAGGCGGACTCCAAGGTCGTGGACTTCATGACCGCCGCCGAGGGCGTCACGACCGTGGACTCGACGGCGCTCGACTTCGAGCAGACCGTCGATGCGGTCATCGGCGTCATCCGGGCTGCACGGCCCGAGGCGGTGCAGGAGCACCGCGACGTGCCGTAG
- a CDS encoding prephenate dehydrogenase — protein sequence MTESRLIGPVRVVGAGLLGTSVGLGLRSRGLDVILADASPTHVAIAVDLGAGRPARPDDAPQLVVVAVPPDVTAAVVAAELGAFPEAIVTDVASVKGGILDDLVARGADVSRYIGSHPLAGRERGGPLAARADLFAGRPWVVAAHDEITYRRASAIDDLILDLGATLVEMTPEQHDRGVALISHVPQVISSIMARRFIDAPNAALGLAGQGVRDVTRIAASDPDLWVQILGANAAPVRDVLVAYRDDLDRFIDALADPAAPGARRRVAEELTGGNTGVERLPGKHGTDKRFTTVIVMVDDRPGELARLLAEVGEIGVNLEDLRLEHSPGRQVGLAEIAVLPEAADRLTTELAARGWRIAG from the coding sequence GTGACCGAATCACGCCTCATCGGCCCGGTGCGGGTCGTGGGTGCCGGCCTGCTCGGTACGAGCGTGGGCCTCGGCCTGCGCAGCCGCGGCCTCGACGTGATCCTCGCGGACGCCTCCCCGACGCACGTGGCCATCGCGGTCGACCTCGGCGCCGGCCGCCCGGCCCGGCCCGACGACGCACCGCAACTCGTCGTGGTGGCGGTGCCGCCCGACGTCACGGCCGCCGTCGTGGCCGCGGAGCTCGGCGCGTTCCCCGAGGCGATCGTCACCGATGTCGCCAGCGTCAAGGGCGGCATCCTCGACGACCTCGTCGCCCGTGGCGCCGACGTCTCGCGCTACATCGGCTCGCACCCGCTCGCCGGTCGTGAGCGCGGGGGGCCGCTGGCCGCCCGAGCCGATCTCTTCGCCGGACGGCCCTGGGTCGTGGCCGCGCACGACGAGATCACCTACCGGCGTGCGAGCGCGATCGACGATCTGATCCTCGACCTCGGCGCGACGCTGGTCGAGATGACCCCCGAGCAGCACGACCGCGGCGTCGCGCTCATCTCCCACGTGCCCCAGGTGATCTCGAGCATCATGGCGCGGCGGTTCATCGACGCGCCGAACGCCGCCCTCGGCCTCGCCGGTCAGGGCGTCCGCGACGTCACCCGCATCGCCGCGAGCGACCCCGACCTCTGGGTGCAGATCCTCGGCGCCAACGCCGCACCGGTGCGCGACGTGCTCGTCGCCTATCGCGACGACCTCGACCGGTTCATCGACGCCCTCGCCGATCCCGCTGCGCCGGGCGCCCGGCGTCGCGTGGCCGAGGAACTCACCGGCGGCAACACCGGCGTCGAGCGCCTCCCCGGCAAGCACGGCACCGACAAGCGCTTCACGACGGTGATCGTCATGGTCGACGACCGGCCAGGCGAACTCGCGCGACTGCTCGCCGAGGTCGGCGAGATCGGCGTCAACCTCGAAGACCTCCGGCTCGAGCACTCGCCCGGCCGCCAGGTCGGACTCGCCGAGATCGCGGTGCTGCCCGAAGCCGCAGACCGACTCACCACCGAGCTGGCCGCACGCGGCTGGCGGATCGCAGGATGA
- a CDS encoding nitroreductase/quinone reductase family protein: protein MARRGRAADLGFRLLSAFHRGVLAVFGWRVAARIAGMPIVELHTIGRRSGAPRTVVLSAPVDEPERLVLVASRGGDDHHPGWYLNLVAHPEVEVTRRGVRTAMVARTATPEERAELWPRIVAAYAGYAEYQRRTSREIPLVICTTRS, encoded by the coding sequence ATGGCCCGTCGCGGCCGGGCCGCCGATCTCGGCTTCCGCCTGCTCTCGGCGTTCCATCGCGGCGTGCTTGCGGTGTTCGGGTGGCGTGTGGCTGCCCGCATCGCCGGCATGCCGATCGTGGAGCTGCACACGATCGGTCGTCGGAGCGGCGCGCCCCGCACCGTCGTGCTCTCGGCGCCCGTCGACGAGCCGGAGCGTCTCGTGCTCGTCGCTTCGCGCGGCGGCGATGACCATCACCCCGGCTGGTACCTCAATCTCGTCGCCCACCCCGAGGTGGAGGTGACGCGGCGCGGGGTCAGGACCGCCATGGTGGCCCGGACGGCGACGCCCGAGGAGCGGGCGGAGCTCTGGCCCCGCATCGTCGCCGCATACGCCGGGTACGCGGAGTACCAGCGCCGGACAAGCAGGGAGATCCCCCTCGTCATCTGCACGACCCGGAGCTGA
- a CDS encoding segregation and condensation protein A: MARSPEALPVPGAGADGAAGPDAGVPSEASDAGFRVALTNFEGPFDLLLSLISKHELDITEVSLSAVTDEFISYLRGVDSEEELDRASEFLVVAATLLDLKVAGLLPQGELVDAEDVALLEARDLLFARLLQYRAFKEASRWFASHLEAESRRHARVVRLEDRFRQREPELRWTLSAEDFAAIATLALTPRAIPAVGLDHLHAPLVSIREQAAHVVAVLRRGEPVTFRELIAGIAQPGVVVARFLAVLELYRHAAIGFDQVEPLGELTLRWAAESWDDENLDSLGADYDE; this comes from the coding sequence GTGGCGCGGTCGCCTGAAGCCCTGCCGGTACCTGGAGCGGGCGCCGACGGCGCGGCGGGCCCTGACGCCGGCGTGCCGTCCGAGGCATCCGATGCCGGGTTCCGGGTGGCGCTCACGAACTTCGAGGGTCCATTCGACCTGCTGCTCTCGCTGATCTCGAAGCACGAGCTCGACATCACGGAGGTGTCGCTCTCCGCGGTGACCGACGAGTTCATCTCGTATCTGCGCGGCGTCGACTCCGAGGAGGAGCTCGACCGGGCGTCGGAGTTCCTCGTGGTGGCGGCGACACTGCTCGACCTGAAGGTCGCCGGACTCCTGCCGCAGGGCGAGCTCGTCGATGCCGAGGACGTGGCGCTGCTCGAGGCGCGCGACCTGCTCTTCGCCCGCCTGCTGCAGTACCGCGCCTTCAAGGAGGCGTCGCGCTGGTTCGCCTCGCACCTCGAGGCGGAATCCCGGCGTCACGCGCGAGTGGTCAGGCTCGAGGACCGCTTCCGGCAGCGCGAGCCAGAGCTGCGCTGGACCCTCAGCGCCGAGGACTTCGCGGCGATCGCGACCCTGGCGCTGACGCCGCGTGCGATCCCCGCGGTCGGCCTCGACCACCTGCACGCACCGCTGGTGTCGATCCGCGAGCAGGCCGCGCACGTCGTCGCGGTGCTGCGTCGCGGCGAGCCGGTGACCTTCCGGGAGCTCATCGCCGGCATCGCCCAGCCGGGCGTCGTGGTGGCCCGGTTCCTCGCCGTGCTCGAGCTGTACCGGCACGCCGCGATCGGCTTCGACCAGGTGGAGCCGCTCGGCGAGCTCACGCTGCGGTGGGCGGCCGAGTCGTGGGACGACGAGAATCTCGACAGCCTTGGAGCCGACTATGACGAATGA